A stretch of Rhododendron vialii isolate Sample 1 chromosome 4a, ASM3025357v1 DNA encodes these proteins:
- the LOC131323999 gene encoding vegetative cell wall protein gp1-like → MVLPKSLARFIAMSTASSSISSNLNNFKIPIPFHSSAKTKAFSLLKMPQARQTPKPISISAHWVPNHPPDPPEFPSPRQIDPPSMLLEVLAPPNIPDFDPIPPADPPPVSPGPNPGPDFPGPPMPSPPTPDAPRPPIPSPLGPDVYPPNRPEIGPPLPIQPDIPPPF, encoded by the coding sequence ATGGTGCTACCCAAGAGTCTAGCACGCTTCATCGCCATGTCCACTGCCTCTTCTTCAATCTCGTCAAACCTCAACAACTTCAAAATACCAATCCCATTTCATTCCTCTGCCAAGACCAAGGCCTTCTCACTGCTAAAGATGCCCCAAGCTCGTCAAACCCCCAAACCCATCTCCATTTCAGCCCACTGGGTCCCAAATCACCCGCCAGACCCGCCGGAGTTCCCTTCCCCGCGTCAAATAGATCCTCCTTCAATGCTGCTGGAGGTTCTCGCGCCTCCGAATATTCCGGATTTCGACCCAATTCCGCCGGCTGATCCTCCGCCGGTTTCGCCTGGGCCGAACCCCGGCCCAGATTTTCCGGGCCCACCGATGCCGTCGCCGCCTACTCCAGACGCTCCGCGACCGCCAATTCCCTCACCTCTGGGCCCGGACGTGTATCCCCCTAACCGGCCGGAGATTGGCCCCCCGCTGCCGATACAACCCGATATTCCCCCACCCTTTTAG
- the LOC131324225 gene encoding 2-methyl-6-phytyl-1,4-hydroquinone methyltransferase, chloroplastic-like, with protein sequence MASSMINGAENLKLTCGKAPIGLVFLGSNFHRGCLPNKGIVSFGRISYVKTLAPRCSLTASRPASQPRFIQHKKEAFWFYRFLSIVYDHVINPGHWTEDMRDEALEPADLYDRKMRVVDVGGGTGFTTLGIVKHVDAKNVTILDQSPHQLAKAKRKEPLKECKIIEGDAEDLPFPTDYADRYISAGSIEYWPDPQRGIKEAYRVLKIGGKACVIGPVYPTFWLSRFFADMWMLFPKEEEYIAWFQKAGFKDVQLKRIGPKWYRGVRRHGLIMGCSVTGVKPLTGDSPLQLGPKAEDVEKPVNPFMFFLRFILGAIAATYFVIVPIYMWLKDRIVPNGMPI encoded by the exons ATGGCTTCTTCAATGATTAATGGTGCTGAAAATCTCAAACTTACCTGTGGCAAAGCTCCAATTGGGTTAGTTTTTCTAGGTTCTAATTTCCATAGAGGGTGCCTTCCCAATAAGGGTATTGTCTCTTTTGGTAGGATTTCATATGTGAAAACTTTAGCACCCAGATGCAGTTTGACTGCCTCAAGGCCTGCTTCTCAGCCTAGGTTTATACAACACAAGAAAGAGGCATTTTGGTTCTATAGGTTCTTATCCATAGTGTATGATCATGTCATAAACCCTGGGCATTGGACTGAGGATATGCGCGACGAGGCGCTCGAGCCTGCGGATCTCTATGACCGGAAGATGAGAGTGGTTGATGTGGGTGGGGGAACTGGGTTCACTACTCTTGGGATAGTGAAGCATGTTGATGCAAAAAACGTGACGATTCTTGACCAGTCGCCGCACCAGCTTGCCAAAGCAAAGCGGAAGGAGCCTTTGAAAGAATGCAAGATAATTGAGGGTGATGCAGAGGATCTACCATTCCCGACTGATTATGCTGATAGATATATCTCTGCTGGAAG CATTGAGTACTGGCCAGATCCACAGCGTGGCATCAAGGAAGCATACAGGGTACTGAAAATAGGTGGAAAAGCCTGTGTAATTGGTCCGGTGTACCCGACTTTTTGGTTGTCTCGTTTTTTTGCTGATATGTGGATGCTTTTCCCAAAGGAGGAAGAGTATATAGCGTGGTTTCAGAAGGCAGGTTTCAAAGATGTTCAACTGAAAAGGATCGGTCCCAAATGGTACCGTGGTGTTCGCCGGCACGGCCTTATTATGGGCTGCTCTGTGACAGGTGTGAAGCCTTTAACGGGGGACTCTCCCCTTCAG CTTGGTCCAAAGGCAGAAGATGTGGAAAAGCCTGTAAATCCGTTCATGTTCTTCTTGCGCTTCATTCTTGGTGCAATTGCCGCAACTTACTTTGTTATTGTGCCAATTTACATGTGGCTCAAGGATCGAATTGTTCCAAACGGTATGCctatctga
- the LOC131324226 gene encoding calmodulin-like protein 11, protein MADALNEEQIVEFQEAFSLFDKDGDGCITVEELATVIRSLDQNPTEEELEDMITEVDADGNGTIEFKEFLNLMANKIKETDAEEELKEAFKVFDKDQNGYISANELRHVMINLGEKLSDEEVEQMIKEADLDGDGQVNFEEFAKMMMKV, encoded by the exons ATGGCAGATGCATTGAATGAAGAACAGATTGTTGAGTTCCAAGAAGCTTTCAGTCTGTTTGACAAGGATGGAGATG GCTGCATAACAGTGGAGGAACTGGCGACGGTGATCCGGTCGTTGGACCAGAATCCAACGGAAGAGGAGCTTGAAGACATGATAACAGAAGTTGATGCCGATGGCAATGGCACCATAGAGTTCAAAGAGTTTTTGAACCTCATGGCCAATAAAATAAAG GAGACTGATGCAGAAGAGGAGCTTAAAGAAGCGTTCAAAGTGTTTGACAAGGATCAAAATGGCTACATATCAGCCAATGAG CTGAGGCACGTAATGATCAACCTTGGGGAGAAACTAAGCGATGAAGAGGTGGAGCAGATGATCAAAGAGgctgatctggatggtgatGGTCAAGTTAATTTTGAAGAATTTGCGAAGATGATGATGAAAGTCTGA